A stretch of DNA from Cannabis sativa cultivar Pink pepper isolate KNU-18-1 chromosome X, ASM2916894v1, whole genome shotgun sequence:
TAGTAGAGAACTAACATTTCATCAAGTAAATTACAACTTTCTTCAACATATAGTTTTTCTAATCAAAACCATGGAGAAAGTGTTTAGTATGCTTTATGAAGCTGCCCAAGAAGGGAATGTGACCACTTTAAGGCAACTTCTTAAACAAGATAAATTGATTCTCGATCGACTCATTGTTATCAACAACAATGGTTTTTCAGAGACTCCTCTTCATGTGGCGGCTATGCTCGGCCATGCAGATTTCGTCAAAGAAATCATCACTTACAAGCCTGAGCTTGCAAAGGAGGTTGACGCATGGCACTCCACGCCACTGCACTTAGCAGTGGCAAAAAGTCACCTGGAGACCGTCAAAATACTACTTTCAATGGTTGATGATCACAAAAACTTGTGTTCCGCTTGGGATGGAGAGGGAAGAAACCCTATGCACCTCGCAGCTATGAGAGGGCGACTTGATGTGTTGAGAGAGCTACTCAAAGTGGCTCCCGAGGCAGGTCGAATCAATTTGAAGGATCGAAATGAGACCATTTTGCATGTTTGTGTGAGGCATAATCAGTTGGAAGCTCTAAAACTTTTGGTGAATGCTATGGATGGTGATTACCACTTTGTAAATGCCAAAGATGATTATGGTATGACAATTTTGCATTTAGCGGTGACTTATAAACAAATTGAGGTAAGTAAAAACTATTCTTAATGGAATCTTGAATGCTTAAAAGGAACAATgtttataagtatattttttatgtgcatgaaagtttaatatataaatatatgtttttttaagtTCAGTCATTTTTTAtacaaattttgatatttatttatctttctaTATTTTACAATTTAGTACCTATATAAATTTTGATAGCAAGCCCtcttttaatagtttttttaattttccactctcaataatgaaatttttGAGTCTGCAACTAATTACTACAGAGTCAGCCCTAGGCTAAGGCGAGTTAGGCCTCGGCCTAGAGCTCATCTAACTCAGGGaactcaaaaaaaatatttttattccttctaaaaatacacataacttatttattcattttgaaaaactacatttttttaaataagggtcaaaaaaattatttttctttaagccCACTGAAGTTCAAGATCTCCTgctaataaattgtgtaaaaagTTTGGAAGAtacaaaattatacatttcacTAATCAAAGTTGGctattactaattttttttatcttttattaacCAGACAGTTAAGTTTTTGGTAACAAATACTAGAGTTGAAGTGAATGCTACCAACACAAACAAATTCACAGCATTTGACATCTTAGCACAGAGTCAACGAAGTGAAAAAGACTTTGACATTTCAGAGTCTCTTCGGTCAGTAGGAGCTTCACAAACCATAGATCAATCTTTACTTACAAAGAAACATATTCATGATCATGGTACTAAAAATGACCAAAGTAATAGTAACAACCAAAAAGAAAATCAACaagataaaacaacaaaaatgtcTGAAGGCTGGCTAAGTAGAAAGCGAGAGTCGCTAATGATTGTTGCATCCCTTATTGCCACAATGGCTTTCCAAGCTGGAACGAATCCTCCAGGCGGTCTCTAGCAAGACAATAGTCCCTCAAAATCAATATCTCAGGTCACACAACACGACACGATAATAGCTGACTCTCCTGCTATATTCGATCATCTAGCAGGAGAGTCAATAATAGCTTGTTATAATGATAAAAATTTTATGTACCGTATTTACTTATTTTGTAACACGGTGGGATTTATTGGATCATTGAGTATAATCTTGCTACTCGTCACAGGCTTGCCTTTTTGTCGAAGATTTTGGATGTGGATTCTTACAGTGATTTTGTGGTTGACTATAACGGCTGTGACACTTACATATGTAGTCGCCATATGGGTTGCTGCTCCAAGCAAAGAAACGCACATTGTTGAGGATTTGCTTTACTTCTTCATATCAATTTGGGGTGGAGTTATGCTTGTTATTGCAGTGCTTCATACGATTCGTCTTGTTATAAAATTGTTTAAATGGTTGGGAAATTTTATCCTAGGAAGAATAAAGAGATCATGTGTATAGTTATGTTAGTTAAAGTTGGCTTTATGTTTGTGATAGACTAAGTATAAGCTTGGAATGTTTGTATTTTGCTTAtggatattttataataaaaattaattagaaaattttctcccaaattcataaaaattattgaaagtgctagatttaaagatttttattaaattctttatattctcactaattaattaaataattaagggtTCTTATATTGCCAAAAAGTAATTAAGTAATAAAGAGTTCCATAAACCAAATTGCAAAGTCATTTTCTTCATGATAGCTTTTGCTTTTTTCAAAAGTGGTGTCATTAATATGctattacaaaatttataattatcatCACTTTTTCTAATATTAGATCCTTATTTTTATGGGATTTGATTTAAAAGAATGAGAAAATTGTTAGATTCACATTTAAATTAGATTCACATTTAAATTCATACTGATATTATTTCAGACTAAATGTATTCTTTCTTCCTTATAAATAGTGAGGTTAATTGACTATTAAAGGGACTTTTTGGGGATGCACTTTgaaaagagaaaatattttgtaaatatttgtaacaTTTTAATGAGATATTAAAAAACTCATATGGTCGGACTTTGTGATCTTAATATTCTTTTACAAGcaatataacaaaaaaagaaGTAGGTTGTTATCGTTGAAAGGGATCGAACCTCTATTATTTTCACATGTCGTTTCTAGAtattcataatctttattattattcaattaCTCATATTATCGTTTTATTGACTTCACTTCGTTGACTAAAATTAAGATTAACGGTATATTTTAAGTAATTGTATGCATAAAATTAATTTGATGATTTta
This window harbors:
- the LOC115706540 gene encoding ankyrin repeat-containing protein BDA1, translated to MEKVFSMLYEAAQEGNVTTLRQLLKQDKLILDRLIVINNNGFSETPLHVAAMLGHADFVKEIITYKPELAKEVDAWHSTPLHLAVAKSHLETVKILLSMVDDHKNLCSAWDGEGRNPMHLAAMRGRLDVLRELLKVAPEAGRINLKDRNETILHVCVRHNQLEALKLLVNAMDGDYHFVNAKDDYGMTILHLAVTYKQIETVKFLVTNTRVEVNATNTNKFTAFDILAQSQRSEKDFDISESLRSVGASQTIDQSLLTKKHIHDHGTKNDQSNSNNQKENQQDKTTKMSEGWLSRKRESLMIVASLIATMAFQAGTNPPGGL